A window of the Pyramidobacter porci genome harbors these coding sequences:
- the argF gene encoding ornithine carbamoyltransferase — MGKNLRGKNFLKLIDFSSQDIRYLLELSKNFKSMKRAGVPHRYLEGKNIVLLFEKTSTRTRCSFEVAGADLGMGVTYLDPAGSQMGHKESIKDTARVLGRMFDGIEYRGFSQKTVEELGAYAGVPVWNGLTDEWHPTQMLADLLTIEEHFGRLKGLKFVYMGDARNNVANSLMIACAKMGVNYVACAPKELFPDSKLIETAKEIAEENFCAVTLTSDVDEGTKNADVLYTDIWVSMGEPAEIWEQRIKLLKPYQINAAAMKNANEQAIFLHCLPSFHDTETKVGKEIAEKFGITEMEVTNEVFESKQSYVFDQAENRMHTIKAVMYATLC; from the coding sequence ATGGGTAAGAATTTGCGTGGAAAGAATTTTTTGAAGCTGATTGATTTTTCGTCTCAGGACATCCGCTACCTGCTTGAGCTGTCGAAGAACTTCAAGTCGATGAAGCGCGCCGGCGTTCCGCACCGCTACCTCGAGGGCAAGAACATCGTCCTGCTCTTCGAGAAAACCTCGACGAGGACGCGTTGCTCGTTCGAAGTCGCCGGCGCCGACCTGGGCATGGGCGTGACGTATCTTGACCCCGCCGGTTCGCAGATGGGGCACAAGGAGAGCATCAAGGATACGGCCCGCGTGCTGGGGCGCATGTTCGACGGCATCGAATACCGCGGTTTTTCGCAGAAGACGGTCGAGGAACTGGGGGCTTACGCCGGCGTGCCGGTGTGGAACGGGCTGACCGACGAATGGCATCCCACGCAGATGCTGGCCGACCTTCTGACGATCGAGGAGCATTTCGGCCGTCTCAAGGGATTGAAGTTCGTCTATATGGGCGACGCCCGCAACAACGTGGCCAACTCGCTGATGATCGCCTGCGCCAAGATGGGCGTCAACTATGTGGCCTGCGCTCCCAAAGAGCTTTTCCCCGATTCCAAGCTGATCGAAACGGCCAAGGAGATCGCCGAGGAAAACTTCTGCGCCGTCACGCTGACGAGCGATGTCGATGAAGGCACGAAGAACGCCGACGTGCTCTATACCGACATCTGGGTCTCCATGGGCGAGCCGGCCGAGATCTGGGAGCAGCGCATCAAGCTTCTGAAGCCGTATCAGATCAACGCCGCGGCCATGAAAAACGCCAACGAGCAGGCCATTTTCCTGCACTGCCTGCCCTCCTTTCACGACACCGAGACCAAGGTCGGCAAGGAGATCGCCGAGAAGTTCGGCATCACCGAGATGGAGGTCACCAACGAGGTTTTCGAGTCGAAGCAGTCCTACGTTTTCGATCAGGCCGAGAACCGCATGCATACCATCAAGGCGGTCATGTACGCGACGCTCTGCTGA
- a CDS encoding CD0519/CD1768 family membrane protein: MKANGEFVRFKKEIGKEAFIFLFFFLAFFVGIGSVMGCTEMFKTMMLTGYQLLTSVCFYLMAVSVLAGGAAGLLSEFGVISLINRVLRPIIYPLYGLPGSSALGIMNCYLSDNPAILAFAQDDNFKRYFKKYQMAALTNLGTAFGMGLIITTTMMSLSVEGAMKAALIGNFGAVIGSVVSVRLMLRKTKAHYGIETMMPTSGGETIPGDMRVVREGSVGSRFIQSMLHGGKSGVDMGISIIPGVLLICTIVLMLTNGPGPNGAYTGAAGEGIGLLPLIGSKLRFLLDPLFGFQSPEAIAVPITALGSSGAAIGMVGDLVKKGAATSNDLAVFTAICMCWSGYLSTHIAMMDALDMKEMTGSAILSHTIGGLCAGVAAHLIWTLLG, from the coding sequence ATGAAAGCGAACGGGGAATTTGTCAGGTTCAAGAAAGAGATCGGGAAAGAGGCTTTCATTTTCCTCTTCTTTTTCCTCGCCTTTTTCGTAGGCATCGGCAGCGTCATGGGCTGTACCGAAATGTTCAAGACGATGATGCTGACGGGCTATCAGCTGCTGACGTCCGTTTGTTTCTACCTGATGGCAGTGTCGGTGCTGGCGGGCGGAGCCGCCGGGCTTTTGTCCGAATTCGGCGTGATTTCTTTGATCAACCGGGTGCTGCGGCCGATCATTTACCCGCTGTACGGCCTGCCCGGTTCGAGCGCGCTGGGCATTATGAACTGTTATCTGTCGGACAATCCGGCGATTTTGGCCTTTGCCCAGGACGACAATTTCAAGCGCTATTTCAAAAAATACCAGATGGCGGCGCTGACCAATCTGGGCACGGCGTTCGGCATGGGGCTGATCATCACGACGACGATGATGAGCCTGTCCGTGGAAGGCGCGATGAAGGCGGCCCTGATCGGCAATTTTGGCGCGGTGATTGGCTCCGTCGTCTCGGTGCGCCTGATGCTGCGCAAGACGAAGGCTCATTACGGTATTGAGACGATGATGCCGACTTCCGGCGGCGAAACGATTCCCGGAGACATGCGAGTGGTTCGCGAAGGGTCGGTGGGGTCGCGTTTCATACAATCGATGCTGCACGGCGGCAAGAGCGGCGTCGATATGGGGATCTCCATCATTCCCGGCGTGTTGCTGATCTGCACGATCGTGCTGATGCTGACCAACGGCCCGGGGCCGAATGGCGCGTACACCGGTGCGGCGGGCGAAGGTATCGGGCTGCTGCCGCTGATCGGTTCCAAGCTTCGCTTTCTGCTCGATCCGCTGTTCGGCTTCCAATCGCCCGAGGCTATCGCCGTGCCGATCACGGCGCTCGGCAGCAGCGGCGCGGCGATCGGCATGGTCGGCGACCTCGTGAAGAAGGGCGCGGCGACGAGCAACGATCTGGCGGTCTTCACGGCTATCTGTATGTGTTGGAGCGGCTATTTATCCACGCATATCGCCATGATGGACGCGCTCGACATGAAGGAAATGACCGGCAGCGCGATCCTGTCGCACACGATCGGCGGCCTCTGTGCCGGCGTTGCGGCGCACCTGATCTGGACGCTGCTCGGCTAG
- the arcC gene encoding carbamate kinase: MKRVVIALGGNALGNTPEEQKERVKHSARSIVDFVQSGVQVLVCHGNGPQVGMIKKSMDITAKLDEKLPYVPFPECGSMSEGYIGFHLQNAIGNEFRARKMNDSVATLVTQVQVDAADPSFQRPTKPIGNFMSKEDADKLAAAGVAVVEDAGRGYRQVVASPAPVRIVEEEAVRKLIDQGVTVIAGGGGGVPVVEKDGVLTGIDAVIDKDFTSVKLAETIDADVVVILTAVEKVAIRFGTPDQLWLDTLTTTEARKYIEDKEFAEGSMLPKISAAIRFAESKPGRRALITSLEKAKEGLEGSTGTWIQA, translated from the coding sequence ATGAAAAGAGTCGTCATCGCTCTGGGCGGCAACGCTCTTGGAAACACACCCGAAGAGCAGAAAGAACGCGTCAAGCACTCGGCGCGCTCCATCGTCGATTTTGTCCAGTCCGGCGTTCAGGTGCTGGTGTGTCACGGCAATGGTCCGCAGGTAGGTATGATCAAGAAGTCCATGGACATCACTGCCAAGTTGGATGAAAAGCTGCCCTACGTGCCGTTTCCGGAGTGCGGATCCATGAGCGAAGGCTACATCGGCTTCCACCTGCAGAACGCCATTGGCAACGAATTCCGCGCCAGAAAGATGAACGACAGCGTCGCCACCCTCGTGACGCAGGTCCAGGTCGACGCCGCCGATCCGTCCTTCCAGCGTCCAACGAAGCCGATCGGCAACTTCATGAGCAAGGAAGACGCCGACAAACTGGCTGCTGCCGGTGTGGCCGTGGTCGAAGACGCCGGGCGCGGCTACCGCCAGGTCGTCGCCTCGCCGGCTCCTGTCCGCATTGTCGAGGAAGAGGCCGTCCGCAAGCTGATCGACCAGGGCGTGACCGTCATTGCCGGCGGCGGAGGAGGAGTTCCTGTCGTGGAGAAAGACGGCGTGCTGACGGGCATCGACGCGGTGATCGACAAAGATTTTACGTCGGTGAAGCTGGCCGAAACGATCGACGCCGACGTGGTGGTGATCCTCACCGCCGTGGAAAAGGTGGCGATCCGCTTCGGCACGCCGGATCAGCTGTGGCTTGACACGCTGACGACGACTGAAGCCAGAAAGTACATCGAAGACAAGGAATTCGCCGAAGGCTCCATGCTGCCGAAGATCAGCGCGGCCATCAGGTTTGCCGAGTCGAAACCGGGGCGCAGGGCGCTGATCACGTCGCTGGAGAAGGCGAAAGAAGGTCTGGAAGGTTCTACCGGCACCTGGATCCAGGCGTAG
- a CDS encoding helix-turn-helix transcriptional regulator, whose translation MTSRKNPGQGKRVEIQEFYRTASREGVATYFEVQSDSAPTRPLLHKNSRFLYVLSGKGTIRIYDKDYAMEPGAVIALLPWEISEIVEVKEPLRYYLLIYPFEFLNFIVKNQFNIENEKLDMVTLLYRCGGVRVPERERPRVKALFDEIRREIEPVSIVSPTNRQPWSGLYLTAKLVELVVLYLRLAQDQEERSDGQSRLEEEEESCSPHIFQYMYLNLHRKLTLQDLSRIYFVSEASLSRYIFKVTGLGFYELLQEMKLSKVTFLLLHTDISLAEIADILDYADISHLSRVFSDQQGIGAQQFRRCYRNNPGVSMVLPAPKAGKIIEYVYRNFAGDLTILDVAERFCTSPKMVNESLGYIVEMNFTNFLNYLRIHEAANLLLRTDQSVTDIAFQVGYNSLRSFNRNFLKWLKITASEFRERVTEQKDKVDIGRLFRLSREEQS comes from the coding sequence ATGACTTCCCGGAAAAATCCCGGACAGGGGAAGCGCGTGGAAATTCAGGAATTTTACCGCACGGCGTCCCGCGAGGGCGTCGCGACCTATTTCGAAGTGCAGTCGGACAGCGCGCCGACCAGGCCGCTGCTGCACAAAAACAGCCGTTTCCTCTACGTCCTTTCCGGAAAAGGCACGATCAGAATTTACGACAAAGACTATGCGATGGAGCCGGGCGCGGTCATCGCCCTGTTGCCGTGGGAAATTTCCGAAATCGTCGAAGTGAAGGAGCCGCTGCGCTATTACCTGCTCATCTATCCGTTCGAGTTTCTGAATTTCATCGTCAAGAACCAGTTCAACATCGAAAACGAGAAGCTCGACATGGTCACGCTTCTGTACCGCTGCGGCGGCGTGCGCGTGCCGGAGCGGGAGCGTCCGCGCGTCAAAGCGCTCTTTGACGAGATCCGCCGCGAGATCGAGCCGGTCTCCATCGTCAGCCCGACCAATCGTCAGCCGTGGTCCGGCCTGTACCTGACGGCGAAGCTCGTGGAACTGGTCGTCCTCTACCTGCGTTTGGCGCAGGATCAGGAAGAACGTTCCGACGGACAGTCCCGTCTCGAAGAAGAGGAAGAAAGCTGTTCTCCCCACATTTTTCAGTACATGTACCTGAATCTGCACCGCAAGCTGACGCTTCAGGACCTGAGCCGGATCTATTTCGTCAGCGAAGCGTCGCTTTCCCGCTACATCTTCAAGGTGACCGGACTCGGCTTTTACGAGCTGCTTCAGGAAATGAAGCTGTCGAAGGTCACGTTTCTGCTGCTGCACACCGACATTTCGCTGGCGGAGATCGCCGATATCCTCGACTACGCGGACATATCGCACCTGTCGCGCGTCTTTTCCGACCAGCAGGGGATCGGAGCGCAGCAGTTCCGCCGCTGCTACCGGAACAATCCCGGCGTCTCCATGGTTTTGCCTGCGCCGAAAGCCGGCAAGATCATCGAATACGTCTACCGCAATTTCGCCGGCGACCTCACCATCCTGGACGTGGCGGAGCGGTTTTGCACCTCGCCCAAAATGGTCAACGAATCCCTGGGCTACATTGTCGAGATGAACTTTACGAATTTCCTGAATTACCTGCGCATCCACGAGGCGGCGAACCTGCTGCTTCGCACCGATCAGTCGGTGACGGACATCGCGTTTCAGGTCGGCTACAATTCACTGCGGAGTTTCAACCGTAACTTCCTGAAATGGCTCAAAATTACGGCCAGCGAGTTTCGAGAACGAGTGACGGAACAAAAAGACAAGGTGGACATCGGCCGCCTGTTTCGTTTGTCCAGAGAGGAGCAATCATGA
- a CDS encoding ornithine cyclodeaminase family domain: MKFEMPVFACPDFADAKYREAGEVKCAKVEKKGVAPRGFYLTTHLPTFYRCNGTWQLPEHNSLNCVPVLKEGKIIVTEIRDLEAGDQVVIGRATDGSEGVLVCKEGFPESVYAAPGRAVETAYTTDYEQLFAQLEYERDNGGYIVWVLGPSVVFDYDTRVALNHLAENGYISCMMGGNAMATHDLEGGFLGTALGQNIYTQENQPMGHYNHLDLLNEVRAAGSTKKFIDDGHVKDGIIKTLVSMNVPLVLAGSIRDDGPLPEVIGDTDKALTEMKKHLDKATLIIGIATMLHSLSVANMASSYRVRKDGAITPVYMYIIDITENVTNKVVAARERIAVVPMNTNVQDFVVNCERALVGDVAKERVEAMEVPVEEFVAVKNARHEGASK; encoded by the coding sequence ATGAAGTTTGAAATGCCTGTCTTTGCGTGCCCCGACTTTGCCGACGCGAAATATCGGGAAGCAGGCGAAGTGAAATGCGCGAAGGTCGAAAAGAAGGGCGTGGCGCCGCGCGGTTTTTATCTGACCACCCATCTGCCGACCTTCTACCGCTGCAACGGAACGTGGCAGCTTCCCGAGCATAATTCGCTGAACTGCGTGCCCGTGCTCAAAGAGGGGAAAATCATCGTCACGGAAATCCGCGACCTCGAAGCGGGCGACCAGGTCGTTATAGGGCGCGCGACCGACGGCTCCGAGGGCGTTCTCGTGTGCAAGGAAGGCTTCCCCGAAAGCGTTTACGCCGCGCCCGGCCGCGCCGTGGAGACCGCCTACACGACCGATTACGAGCAGCTGTTCGCGCAGCTTGAATACGAGCGCGACAACGGCGGCTACATCGTTTGGGTATTGGGGCCGAGCGTCGTCTTCGACTACGACACGCGCGTCGCCCTCAACCACCTGGCCGAGAACGGCTACATCAGCTGCATGATGGGCGGCAACGCCATGGCCACGCACGACCTCGAGGGCGGCTTCCTCGGCACCGCGCTGGGACAGAACATCTACACGCAGGAAAACCAGCCGATGGGGCACTACAACCACCTCGACCTGCTCAACGAGGTGCGCGCCGCCGGCTCCACGAAGAAATTCATCGACGACGGTCACGTCAAGGACGGCATCATCAAGACGCTGGTCTCGATGAACGTGCCGCTGGTGCTGGCCGGCTCGATCCGCGACGACGGCCCGCTGCCCGAGGTGATCGGCGACACCGACAAGGCGCTGACGGAGATGAAGAAGCACCTCGACAAGGCCACGCTGATCATCGGCATCGCCACGATGCTGCACAGCCTTTCCGTCGCCAACATGGCGTCGAGCTACCGCGTGCGAAAAGACGGCGCCATCACGCCGGTCTATATGTACATCATCGACATCACCGAAAACGTCACCAACAAGGTGGTCGCGGCCCGCGAGCGCATCGCCGTCGTGCCGATGAACACCAACGTCCAGGACTTCGTCGTCAACTGCGAACGCGCGCTCGTCGGCGACGTGGCCAAAGAACGGGTGGAGGCGATGGAAGTTCCCGTCGAGGAATTTGTCGCCGTGAAAAACGCACGGCACGAGGGGGCGAGCAAATGA